Proteins encoded in a region of the Watersipora subatra chromosome 5, tzWatSuba1.1, whole genome shotgun sequence genome:
- the LOC137397186 gene encoding microfibril-associated glycoprotein 4-like gives MMIALSNAVLLLFLASAFSQHLAEPASHGQDLVLYRKNIYAVRRILQNECPDLIQQKHGVYDDSELPFHLKYARFVYTDMLEILTECLTNQTNFNPVTEPIPLVATQSLAMDQAITESLTTDGDVNTRPTTTQPVSSDLPVPQDCQELYDRGVRCQGVYLIKPLHAGDEPFSVWCDFIDDHGWTVIQKRVNGLVNFNKNWTDYQAGFGDIEREYWLGLDKIHALTRLNNQLYIFLKAANGTSKFGIWSSFYINDIADGYRLMISNAGYEGSLDSSALSYNNGMKFSTPDRDNDGHSSYNCAAGYTGASH, from the exons ATGATGATTGCTCTATCAAACGCTGTTTTGCTACTTTTTCTGGCATCAGCTTTTAGCCAACATCTTGCTGAGCCAGCTAGTCACGGGCAAGACCTGGTCCTTTACCGGAAAAACATCTACGCTGTCCGTCGGATTTTGCAAAATGAGTGTCCTGATCTCATTCAACAAAAACACGGAGTTTATGATGACAGTGAACTACCGTTTCACTTGAAGTATGCAAGATTCGTTTATACTGATATGCTTGAAATTCTAACCGAGTGCCTCACAAATCAAACTAACTTCAATCCGGTGACTGAGCCAATACCTTTGGTAGCAACTCAAAGTTTGGCAATGGACCAAGCTATTACCGAGTCACTGACAACAGATGGAGATGTGAACACGCGGCCTACAACTACCCAGCCTGTCTCCAGTGACCTGCCAGTTCCTCAAG ACTGCCAAGAGCTGTACGATCGTGGTGTCAGGTGCCAAGGAGTATACCTAATTAAACCGTTACACGCAGGAGATGAGCCATTTTCAGTTTGGTGTGACTTCATTGATGATCACGGCTGGACTGTGATTCAGAAAAGGGTGAATGGATTGGTTAACTTTAACAAAAACTGGACGGACTACCAGGCAGGCTTTGGTGATATTGAAAGAGAGTATTGGTTGG GTTTGGATAAAATTCATGCTCTAACCAGGTTGAACAATCAACTTTATATATTCCTCAAAGCCGCTAATGGTACTAGCAAGTTTGGAATCTGGTCCAGTTTCTATATAAATGATATTGCGGATGGTTACAGGTTAATG ATAAGTAATGCTGGGTATGAAGGGAGCTTAGATAGTTCTGCTTTGTCTTACAACAATGGAATGAAGTTCAGCACTCCTGATCGGGACAACGATGGCCATAGTTCATACAACTGCGCAGCTGGATACACAG gagcttctcactag